The following proteins come from a genomic window of Oncorhynchus mykiss isolate Arlee chromosome 19, USDA_OmykA_1.1, whole genome shotgun sequence:
- the c19h8orf74 gene encoding uncharacterized protein C8orf74 homolog isoform X2, which translates to MASLTDAEMAEIAKLQREEGVQQLSGHFSWPEFSGDAVWQSAYQQFVYECAMFAADRGLAWSAVRAVAGMTRDLFPQLADLDPPRVLALISDWLTKCLPRLPPAHHKAVFHFLSDTCVTSQRLLQAVVGGTSHRSINQKHLEVHVPPTPLPLAQGDDECALERQRVCALLQVAKQQKREELRRLREEEGPQGSEVILDTLNDRRLDREEVADLVRSTVRATGELLMGRLLKESSLVHDLLELSLQHTALTTGENSIHPDHTHTHPDLTHTHTLTSHNRRIPPGPYT; encoded by the exons ATGGCCTCACTGACAGACGCAGAGATGGCGGAGATTGCCAAACTTCAG agagaggagggtgtgcAGCAGCTAAGCGGTCACTTCTCGTGGCCTGAGTTCTCTGGGGACGCTGTATGGCAGAGCGCCTATCAACAGTTTGTTTACGAGTGTGCCATGTTCGCCGCCGACCGCGGCCTGGCCTGGAGTGCTGTGAGAGCAGTGGCCGGGATGACTAGAGACCTGTTCCCTCAGCTAGCGG ATTTGGACCCGCCCAGAGTGCTAGCCCTAATTTCAGATTGGCTGACAAAGTGTTTGCCCCGCCTACCTCCTGCCCACCACAAAGCAGTcttccacttcctgtctgacacTTGTGTCACTAG TCAACGACTGCTACAAGCTGTGGTGGGCGGGACCAGTCACCGGTCAATCAATCAGAAACACCTGGAGGTTCATGTGCCCCCAACACCCCTCCCCCTGGCACAG GGTGATGATGAGTGTGCGTTGGAGCGCCAGCGTGTGTGTGCCCTGCTACAGGTTGCCAAGCAACAGAAGAGGGAGGAACTCCGGAGgctcagagaggaggaggggccacaggggtcagaggtcatatTGGACACATTAAATGACCGCAGACTCGACAGAGAG GAGGTGGCAGACCTAGTGCGGTCTACTGTGAGGGCCACAGGAGAGCTGCTGATGGGGAGGCTGCTGAAGGAGAGTAGCCTGGTGCATGACCTACTGGAGCTCAGCCTGCAACACACAGCCCTTACCACCGGGGAGAACTCTATACaccctgaccacacacacacacaccctgacctcacacacacacacaccctgacctcACACAATCGAAGGATCCCACCGGGGCCATACACATAG
- the c19h8orf74 gene encoding uncharacterized protein C8orf74 homolog isoform X1, with the protein MASLTDAEMAEIAKLQREEGVQQLSGHFSWPEFSGDAVWQSAYQQFVYECAMFAADRGLAWSAVRAVAGMTRDLFPQLADLDPPRVLALISDWLTKCLPRLPPAHHKAVFHFLSDTCVTSQRLLQAVVGGTSHRSINQKHLEVHVPPTPLPLAQGDDECVLSQGGDECVLSQGGDECDLSQGGDECVLSQGGDECVLSQGGDECVLSQGGDECVLSQGGDECVLSQGGDECVLSQGDDECVLSQGDDECVLSQGGDESVLSQGGDESVLSQGGDECVLSQGGDECVLSQGDDECVLSQGDDECVLSQGDDECVLSQGDDECVLSLRVMMSVFCLRVMMSVFCLRVMMSVFCLRVVMSVFCLRVVMSVFCLRVVMSVFCLSG; encoded by the exons ATGGCCTCACTGACAGACGCAGAGATGGCGGAGATTGCCAAACTTCAG agagaggagggtgtgcAGCAGCTAAGCGGTCACTTCTCGTGGCCTGAGTTCTCTGGGGACGCTGTATGGCAGAGCGCCTATCAACAGTTTGTTTACGAGTGTGCCATGTTCGCCGCCGACCGCGGCCTGGCCTGGAGTGCTGTGAGAGCAGTGGCCGGGATGACTAGAGACCTGTTCCCTCAGCTAGCGG ATTTGGACCCGCCCAGAGTGCTAGCCCTAATTTCAGATTGGCTGACAAAGTGTTTGCCCCGCCTACCTCCTGCCCACCACAAAGCAGTcttccacttcctgtctgacacTTGTGTCACTAG TCAACGACTGCTACAAGCTGTGGTGGGCGGGACCAGTCACCGGTCAATCAATCAGAAACACCTGGAGGTTCATGTGCCCCCAACACCCCTCCCCCTGGCACAG GGTGATGATGAGTGTGTTCTGTCTCAGGGTGGTGATGAGTGTGTTCTGTCTCAGGGTGGTGATGAGTGTGATCTGTCTCAGGGTGGTGATGAGTGTGTTCTGTCTCAGGGTGGTGATGAGTGTGTTCTGTCTCAGGGTGGTGATGAGTGTGTTCTGTCTCAGGGTGGTGATGAGTGTGTTCTGTCTCAGGGTGGTGATGAGTGTGTTCTGTCTCAGGGTGGTGATGAGTGTGTTCTGTCTCAGGGTGATGATGAGTGTGTTCTGTCTCAGGGTGATGATGAGTGTGTTCTGTCTCAGGGTGGTGATGAGTCTGTTCTGTCTCAGGGTGGTGATGAGTCTGTTCTGTCTCAGGGTGGTGATGAGTGTGTTCTGTCTCAGGGTGGTGATGAGTGTGTTCTGTCTCAGGGTGATGATGAGTGTGTTCTGTCTCAGGGTGATGATGAGTGTGTTCTGTCTCAGGGTGATGATGAGTGTGTTCTGTCTCAGGGTGATGATGAGTGTGTTCTGTCTCTCAGGGTGATGATGAGTGTGTTCTGTCTCAGGGTGATGATGAGTGTGTTCTGTCTCAGGGTGATGATGAGTGTGTTCTGTCTCAGGGTGGTGATGAGTGTGTTCTGTCTCAGGGTGGTGATGAGTGTGTTCTGTCTCAGGGTGGTGATGAGTGTGTTCTGTCTCTCAGGGTGA